In the genome of Porphyrobacter sp. ULC335, one region contains:
- the purN gene encoding phosphoribosylglycinamide formyltransferase: MAEKARIVVLISGAGTNMAALVYASRIGDCPYEVVLVASNDPAAAGLALAAAEGIATFALPHKGMTRDAHDAAMEAAVLESGADTIVLAGYMRILSDGFVERWAGRMLNIHPSLLPKYKGLDTHARAIAAADSHGGTSVHLVTPELDAGEVLAQVRVPIVPGETAESLAERVKLAEHQLYPRAVADYVSRWRNPGWLLEQLRARALALPETSEQESFGSAGFRVGEGKSGKYFAYFSERPHGHDRIALLAKTSGMDELHGLVEDQPETYFKPAFYGASGWVGIILDRPDLDWGDVDAWLQRSWRSVAPKRLTRLLDIADEF, translated from the coding sequence TTGGCTGAAAAGGCCCGCATAGTCGTCCTCATCTCCGGCGCGGGGACCAATATGGCTGCGCTGGTCTATGCCAGCCGGATCGGTGACTGCCCTTACGAGGTGGTGCTGGTCGCCAGCAACGATCCCGCCGCCGCAGGGCTGGCGCTGGCCGCAGCCGAGGGGATTGCCACCTTCGCTCTGCCCCACAAGGGCATGACCCGCGATGCCCATGACGCCGCGATGGAAGCCGCAGTGCTGGAGTCGGGCGCGGACACCATCGTGCTCGCGGGCTATATGCGCATCCTGTCGGACGGCTTCGTGGAGCGCTGGGCGGGCCGGATGCTCAATATCCACCCCTCGCTGCTGCCCAAGTACAAAGGGCTCGACACCCATGCCCGCGCCATCGCAGCGGCGGATAGCCACGGCGGGACCAGCGTCCATCTGGTGACGCCGGAATTGGACGCGGGCGAGGTGCTGGCGCAGGTCCGCGTGCCGATCGTGCCGGGCGAGACGGCGGAGAGTCTCGCCGAACGGGTCAAGCTCGCCGAACACCAGCTCTATCCGCGCGCAGTGGCCGATTACGTCAGCCGCTGGCGCAATCCCGGATGGCTGCTCGAACAGTTGCGCGCCCGCGCGCTCGCCTTGCCCGAAACCAGCGAACAGGAGAGCTTCGGCTCCGCCGGGTTCCGCGTCGGTGAAGGCAAATCGGGCAAGTATTTTGCCTATTTCTCCGAACGCCCTCACGGGCATGACCGCATCGCGCTGCTCGCCAAGACCAGCGGGATGGACGAGCTCCACGGCCTCGTGGAGGATCAGCCCGAGACCTATTTCAAGCCCGCCTTCTACGGGGCGAGCGGTTGGGTGGGGATCATCCTCGACCGGCCCGATCTCGACTGGGGCGATGTCGATGCGTGGCTCCAGCGCAGCTGGCGCTCGGTCGCGCCCAAGCGGCTGACCCGGCTGCTGGACATCGCGGACGAATTCTGA
- a CDS encoding DUF2794 domain-containing protein gives MAAPKTPGAAGLGAGQVVPFPARGADQVGFERAELMRILDLYGRMVAAGEWRDYAMDFTRQAASFAAFRRTAERPQARVEKRPALRGKQGMWTLFGEHGQVLKRGHDLANVLAPMERRLLKAVEE, from the coding sequence ATGGCCGCACCCAAGACGCCGGGCGCCGCAGGCTTGGGCGCGGGCCAGGTGGTACCCTTTCCCGCGCGCGGTGCGGATCAGGTCGGGTTCGAGCGCGCAGAGCTGATGCGCATTCTCGATCTTTACGGGCGCATGGTCGCGGCGGGCGAGTGGCGCGACTACGCGATGGACTTCACCCGTCAGGCCGCCAGCTTCGCCGCCTTCCGCCGCACCGCCGAACGCCCGCAGGCGCGCGTCGAAAAGCGCCCCGCACTGCGCGGCAAGCAGGGCATGTGGACCCTCTTTGGCGAGCACGGCCAGGTCTTGAAGCGCGGGCATGATCTGGCGAATGTGCTCGCGCCAATGGAGCGGCGGCTGCTGAAGGCGGTCGAGGAGTAA
- a CDS encoding DNA polymerase III subunit chi has product MKLDFWQYTHDPLEKVVTLIAKRAVGEGQRVLVVSSDPDQRAAISRALWQAGAESFLANGEADAPGAERQPILLSAEPVATNGASHLILADGTFRDAPGFARVFLLFPPDAAPAARTAWRAQDGREDVERAYYAQEDGRWVKKG; this is encoded by the coding sequence GTGAAGCTCGATTTCTGGCAATATACCCACGACCCGCTTGAAAAGGTCGTCACCCTGATTGCCAAGCGCGCGGTGGGCGAGGGGCAGCGGGTGCTGGTGGTATCCTCCGACCCCGATCAACGCGCCGCAATTTCGCGCGCGCTATGGCAGGCGGGGGCGGAGAGTTTCCTTGCCAATGGCGAGGCGGACGCGCCGGGTGCGGAACGCCAGCCTATCCTTCTCTCTGCCGAGCCTGTTGCCACCAATGGCGCGAGCCACCTGATCCTTGCCGATGGCACTTTCCGCGACGCGCCCGGCTTTGCCCGCGTGTTCCTGCTCTTCCCGCCCGACGCCGCCCCTGCCGCGCGGACCGCATGGCGCGCGCAGGACGGGCGCGAGGATGTGGAGCGCGCCTATTACGCGCAGGAAGACGGGCGCTGGGTCAAGAAGGGCTGA
- the epsC gene encoding serine O-acetyltransferase EpsC encodes MLEQLVSYLDSIRARDPAPRSRWEILLYPGVWAMGFHRVAHWLFEAQLYFLARAVNHIARLLTAIDIHPGATIGKNFFIDHGFTVIGETAEIGDNVTIYQCVTLGGTNPANGKGGKRHPTLMDNVIIGSGAQIIGPIVVGERARVGANAVVTEDVPAGATMVGIKARSTLVPAEAWMRDFVPYGTPCDDPPCDDQGRPRRDCIEKLESEVATMREEMAVMKALLAERAAPAVEVAAQPVEAPADTPVRLRKRASKD; translated from the coding sequence ATGTTAGAGCAACTAGTCAGCTATCTGGACTCGATCCGCGCACGCGACCCTGCGCCGCGCTCGCGTTGGGAGATCCTGCTTTACCCCGGCGTCTGGGCGATGGGCTTCCACCGCGTGGCGCACTGGCTGTTTGAAGCGCAGCTTTATTTCCTCGCGCGCGCGGTCAACCACATCGCGCGCCTGCTGACCGCGATCGACATTCACCCCGGTGCCACCATCGGGAAGAACTTCTTTATCGACCACGGCTTCACTGTGATCGGCGAGACGGCGGAGATCGGCGACAATGTCACGATCTACCAATGCGTCACGCTGGGCGGCACCAATCCCGCCAACGGCAAGGGCGGCAAGCGTCACCCGACGCTGATGGACAATGTCATCATCGGATCGGGCGCGCAGATCATTGGACCGATCGTGGTGGGCGAGCGGGCGCGCGTGGGTGCCAATGCCGTTGTGACCGAAGATGTGCCCGCAGGGGCGACGATGGTCGGGATCAAGGCGCGATCGACGCTCGTTCCGGCCGAGGCGTGGATGCGCGATTTCGTGCCCTATGGCACCCCTTGCGATGATCCGCCGTGTGACGATCAGGGCCGCCCGCGCCGCGACTGCATCGAGAAGCTCGAATCCGAGGTCGCCACAATGCGCGAGGAGATGGCGGTGATGAAGGCGCTGCTGGCCGAGCGCGCGGCGCCTGCCGTTGAGGTCGCTGCCCAGCCGGTCGAGGCTCCGGCTGACACGCCGGTGCGACTGCGCAAGCGCGCATCCAAGGACTGA
- a CDS encoding DUF2256 domain-containing protein, which produces MAKMRKKSDLPTKTCLACGLPFTWRKKWERDWDNVKYCSDRCRSGKGSRPQVAQR; this is translated from the coding sequence ATGGCCAAAATGCGGAAAAAATCCGATCTGCCGACCAAAACCTGCCTCGCCTGCGGGCTGCCTTTCACGTGGCGCAAGAAGTGGGAGCGGGATTGGGACAATGTGAAGTATTGTTCCGATCGCTGCCGTTCGGGCAAAGGTTCCCGTCCTCAAGTAGCGCAGCGGTAG
- the purM gene encoding phosphoribosylformylglycinamidine cyclo-ligase, giving the protein MTSGTNESKPQGSGYTYADAGVSIAAGNALVKAIAPLAKATARPGATSELGGFGGFFDPKAAGYKDPLLVAANDGVGTKLKLAIEHDRHDTVGIDLVAMCVNDLIVQGAEPLFFLDYFATGKLENGVAERVIAGIAEGCKIAGCALIGGETAEMPGMYSAGDYDLAGFCVGAVERGEQLTGDKVAPGDVLLGLASSGVHSNGYSLVRRLAADKGWKLNRPALFDQEQLLIDALIAPTRIYVASLLPLIREGHINALAHITGGGLLENIPRILPDGAHAHVDADLWPQPRLMAFLQAQGHIEPEEMARTFNCGVGMVLAVSADKVADVTAKLEAAGETVVTVGRIEAGEKGCTVRGSIETWSAKAGWSATHLG; this is encoded by the coding sequence ATGACTTCGGGGACAAACGAGAGCAAGCCGCAAGGCTCGGGCTACACCTACGCCGATGCGGGCGTTTCGATTGCGGCGGGCAATGCGCTGGTCAAGGCCATCGCACCGCTGGCGAAAGCCACCGCACGCCCCGGCGCGACCAGCGAGCTGGGCGGGTTCGGCGGGTTCTTCGACCCCAAGGCGGCGGGCTATAAAGACCCGCTGCTGGTCGCAGCCAATGACGGTGTCGGCACCAAGCTGAAGCTCGCGATCGAGCATGACCGGCACGATACAGTCGGCATTGATCTGGTCGCCATGTGCGTCAACGATCTGATCGTGCAGGGGGCAGAGCCTTTGTTCTTCCTCGACTATTTCGCCACCGGCAAGCTGGAGAACGGTGTCGCCGAGCGGGTGATCGCGGGGATCGCGGAAGGCTGCAAGATCGCCGGATGCGCGCTGATCGGCGGCGAGACAGCGGAAATGCCGGGGATGTATTCGGCGGGCGATTATGACCTCGCGGGCTTCTGCGTCGGCGCGGTGGAGCGCGGCGAGCAGCTGACCGGCGACAAGGTGGCGCCGGGCGATGTGCTGCTGGGCCTCGCGTCGAGCGGGGTCCACTCCAACGGCTATTCGCTGGTGCGCAGGTTGGCGGCGGACAAGGGTTGGAAGCTCAACCGCCCCGCCCTGTTCGATCAGGAGCAATTGCTGATCGACGCGCTGATTGCGCCGACCCGAATCTATGTCGCGAGCCTGCTGCCGCTGATCCGCGAAGGCCACATCAACGCGCTGGCCCACATCACCGGCGGCGGGTTGCTCGAGAATATCCCGCGTATCCTGCCTGATGGCGCGCACGCGCATGTCGATGCCGATCTGTGGCCGCAGCCGCGCCTGATGGCCTTCCTGCAGGCACAGGGCCACATCGAGCCCGAGGAAATGGCCCGCACCTTCAACTGCGGCGTCGGCATGGTGCTGGCTGTCAGCGCCGACAAGGTCGCCGATGTCACCGCGAAGCTGGAAGCCGCTGGCGAGACTGTCGTCACGGTGGGCCGGATCGAAGCGGGCGAGAAGGGCTGCACCGTGCGCGGCTCGATCGAGACCTGGTCGGCGAAGGCCGGTTGGAGCGCGACGCACCTTGGCTGA
- a CDS encoding HdaA/DnaA family protein has translation MSEPSQIALPLAARAPAAAQRIVVGNANAQVIEALQTPERWPFHVAVLTGPPRSGKSLLGRWAQGLHGAERLEVVDDARSLDETALFHRWNAVQQGGTREGGALLLIANADAGGGAGWRIALPDLASRIGGSLQLEIGAPDDVMAAELILAHAEHRGLSLPEGAADYLVPRTTRSFAAIEALVATIDRISLERQTPATMSVWRAALEALHGPEQQRLL, from the coding sequence ATGAGCGAGCCGTCCCAGATCGCCCTGCCGCTGGCGGCGCGTGCGCCTGCTGCCGCCCAGCGGATCGTGGTCGGCAATGCCAATGCCCAAGTGATCGAAGCGCTTCAGACGCCAGAGCGCTGGCCGTTCCATGTCGCCGTGCTCACCGGCCCTCCGCGCTCGGGGAAGAGCTTGCTGGGTCGCTGGGCGCAGGGCCTCCACGGAGCGGAACGCCTGGAGGTGGTGGACGACGCCCGGAGCCTTGACGAGACCGCGCTGTTCCACCGTTGGAACGCGGTGCAACAGGGCGGAACGCGAGAGGGCGGGGCGCTGCTGCTGATCGCCAACGCTGACGCTGGGGGCGGCGCTGGATGGCGCATTGCCTTGCCCGACCTTGCCTCGCGCATCGGCGGATCGCTGCAACTGGAGATCGGCGCACCCGATGACGTCATGGCGGCAGAGCTGATCCTTGCCCATGCCGAGCATCGCGGGCTGTCCCTGCCCGAAGGCGCGGCCGACTATCTCGTCCCCCGCACCACCCGCAGTTTTGCCGCGATCGAGGCCTTGGTGGCGACAATCGACCGCATTTCTCTTGAACGCCAGACGCCCGCCACCATGTCTGTGTGGCGCGCTGCGCTTGAGGCCCTGCACGGGCCGGAGCAGCAGCGCCTGCTCTGA
- a CDS encoding heavy-metal-associated domain-containing protein, with amino-acid sequence MSASLSLLGPAAAHSSPLRRWLGGAVLALMLLGGGYALLAQVAGERGIAPTAASADIEVKGITVDVQGKSAEDARANGWREAQRKAWEKLKGPKLSDSQLDGLVSAIVIERERLGPRRYIATLGVVFDRQRAGSYLGGAAQQVRSAPLLLIPVQESGGAYITFEQRNPWQRAWAEFNPGQSRIDYVRLSGAGGDSLLVNFGQTQRRSRAWWRSTLDQYGATDVLMAFARLEHQFPGGPVSGTFVARYGPDSRPLETFTLKADNPDAVPEMLAQAVERMDQIFTGALASGKLRPDPSLRLGAGGDIDPAIQRLIEIGRAAQARRSAEAAIASGAVPRIEAQTVTGTEPGEAAVRSITVQFATPDASTFDAALGAVRGTGGVRGVGVTSTAIGGTSVMSVSFAGSLDELAAALEARGFSVRRGANALAISR; translated from the coding sequence ATGAGCGCTTCGCTTTCCCTCCTCGGCCCTGCTGCCGCCCATTCTTCGCCCCTGCGGCGGTGGCTGGGCGGTGCTGTATTGGCGCTTATGCTGCTCGGCGGCGGCTATGCCCTGCTGGCGCAGGTCGCGGGCGAGCGCGGGATCGCGCCCACCGCCGCCAGCGCCGATATCGAGGTGAAGGGAATCACCGTCGATGTGCAGGGCAAAAGCGCCGAGGACGCGCGCGCCAACGGCTGGCGCGAGGCGCAGCGCAAGGCGTGGGAGAAGCTGAAGGGGCCGAAACTTTCCGACAGCCAGCTTGACGGACTCGTCTCGGCCATCGTGATCGAGCGCGAGCGGCTGGGCCCCCGGCGCTATATCGCCACGCTCGGTGTGGTGTTCGATCGCCAGCGCGCAGGCAGCTATCTCGGCGGCGCCGCGCAACAGGTGCGTTCGGCCCCGCTGCTGCTGATTCCGGTGCAGGAATCGGGCGGCGCCTACATCACCTTCGAACAGCGCAATCCGTGGCAACGCGCCTGGGCCGAGTTCAATCCGGGGCAAAGCCGGATCGATTATGTGCGCCTGAGCGGGGCGGGCGGCGATTCGTTGCTCGTCAATTTCGGGCAGACCCAGCGCCGCAGCCGCGCCTGGTGGCGCTCGACACTCGACCAATATGGCGCAACCGATGTGCTGATGGCCTTCGCGCGGCTCGAACACCAGTTCCCGGGTGGGCCGGTCAGCGGGACCTTCGTCGCGCGCTATGGCCCGGACAGCCGCCCGCTGGAGACCTTCACCCTCAAGGCCGATAATCCCGACGCGGTGCCCGAGATGCTGGCGCAGGCGGTCGAGCGGATGGACCAGATCTTCACCGGCGCGCTCGCATCGGGCAAGCTGCGGCCTGACCCGAGCCTCAGGCTCGGTGCCGGGGGCGATATCGACCCGGCGATCCAGCGACTCATCGAAATCGGCCGCGCAGCACAGGCGCGCCGGTCGGCCGAAGCGGCCATCGCGAGCGGCGCGGTGCCGCGGATCGAGGCCCAGACCGTTACCGGGACGGAGCCGGGCGAGGCGGCGGTGCGCAGCATCACCGTCCAGTTCGCCACGCCCGATGCATCTACCTTCGACGCTGCACTGGGCGCGGTGCGCGGCACCGGCGGCGTGCGCGGCGTGGGCGTCACCAGCACCGCAATCGGCGGCACGTCGGTCATGAGCGTGAGCTTTGCCGGATCGCTCGATGAACTGGCCGCAGCGCTCGAAGCGCGCGGGTTCAGCGTGCGGCGCGGGGCGAACGCGCTCGCCATCAGCCGCTAG
- the ndk gene encoding nucleoside-diphosphate kinase yields the protein MAVTRTFSIIKPDATRRNLTGAVTKMLEDAGLRVVASKRIHMTREQAEGFYGVHRERPFFGELVDFMMSEPVVVQVLEGEDAVTRNRDIMGATNPADAAPGTIRKELALSIGENTVHGSDSEENAAIEIAFFFNPEEIVG from the coding sequence ATGGCGGTTACCCGCACCTTTTCGATCATCAAGCCCGACGCCACCCGTCGCAACCTGACCGGCGCTGTCACCAAGATGCTGGAAGACGCCGGCCTGCGCGTCGTCGCTTCCAAGCGTATCCACATGACCCGCGAACAGGCCGAAGGCTTCTACGGCGTGCACCGCGAGCGCCCCTTCTTCGGTGAACTCGTCGATTTCATGATGAGCGAGCCGGTGGTGGTGCAGGTGCTGGAAGGCGAAGACGCCGTGACCCGCAACCGCGACATCATGGGCGCGACCAACCCCGCCGACGCTGCGCCGGGCACGATTCGCAAGGAACTGGCCCTGTCGATCGGTGAAAACACCGTTCACGGTTCGGATTCGGAAGAGAACGCCGCGATCGAAATCGCCTTCTTCTTCAACCCGGAAGAAATCGTCGGTTGA
- a CDS encoding sulfotransferase family protein: MAPVRDHLLARGPLAERANTFLGKAWERGWLPPPELDPDALWALAAKPYGAKAEAVEHGGRSAEDVADFRERLTRIIAAVEAEAGLNPLGRTMAWGQLSRVVKNRLAFGALWLDRPELLNTPLAPPIIIIGHMRSGTTRIHTLLAADPAHSHTRYCDAYHPVPAPLGLNRVKAAMELAMLGMLNPWMQSIHPMAPAAVEEELAWISAALHHSIYESQWHIPAYSAWSEARDPAPIYREFARILKTDAAHRGIADKPRVLKVPAFAEDLATLLALFPDARLVMAEREQEAVLRSAISLAANQMAMQSDSCCLEAIETRWRHKIALREARMAEVLSGWHGPTTRARFDDLNADWESAITRVYADLGLTLTAEARAAMRRTMAASESGHHHAHREQLARFQGAD, encoded by the coding sequence ATGGCACCGGTTCGCGACCATCTGCTGGCGCGCGGGCCACTTGCGGAACGGGCCAATACATTTCTCGGCAAGGCGTGGGAGCGCGGCTGGCTGCCCCCGCCCGAACTCGATCCTGACGCGCTGTGGGCGCTCGCGGCCAAGCCCTACGGCGCGAAGGCCGAGGCGGTGGAGCATGGCGGACGATCGGCCGAAGACGTTGCCGATTTCCGCGAGCGGCTCACGCGGATTATCGCTGCGGTCGAGGCCGAGGCCGGTCTCAACCCGCTGGGCCGGACGATGGCCTGGGGGCAGCTGTCGCGCGTGGTCAAGAACCGCCTCGCCTTCGGCGCGTTGTGGCTAGATCGGCCCGAGCTGCTGAATACCCCCCTCGCCCCGCCGATCATCATCATCGGGCACATGCGCAGCGGCACGACCCGCATCCACACGCTGCTCGCCGCCGATCCGGCGCATTCGCACACCCGCTATTGCGACGCCTATCACCCCGTTCCCGCCCCGCTCGGCCTGAACCGGGTGAAGGCGGCGATGGAACTGGCGATGCTCGGAATGCTCAACCCGTGGATGCAGTCGATCCACCCGATGGCACCCGCCGCGGTCGAGGAGGAGCTGGCGTGGATCTCCGCCGCGCTCCACCATTCGATCTACGAAAGCCAGTGGCATATCCCGGCCTATTCGGCGTGGAGCGAGGCCCGCGACCCCGCGCCGATCTACCGCGAGTTCGCGCGCATCCTGAAGACCGATGCCGCGCACAGGGGCATTGCCGATAAGCCGCGCGTGCTGAAAGTCCCGGCCTTCGCCGAAGACCTCGCAACGCTGCTGGCGCTGTTCCCTGATGCGCGGCTGGTGATGGCCGAGCGCGAGCAGGAGGCGGTGCTGCGCAGCGCGATCAGCCTTGCCGCGAACCAGATGGCGATGCAGTCCGATAGCTGCTGCCTTGAGGCAATCGAGACGCGGTGGCGGCACAAGATCGCCCTGCGCGAGGCGCGCATGGCCGAGGTTCTGTCCGGATGGCACGGCCCGACCACACGCGCGCGTTTCGACGATCTCAATGCCGATTGGGAGAGCGCCATCACCCGCGTCTATGCCGATCTCGGCCTCACCCTCACCGCCGAGGCGCGCGCTGCAATGCGACGCACGATGGCGGCGAGCGAGAGCGGGCATCACCATGCGCACCGCGAGCAACTGGCGCGGTTCCAAGGGGCGGATTGA